One part of the Clostridium thermosuccinogenes genome encodes these proteins:
- a CDS encoding DUF5696 domain-containing protein → MSIVVSAVVIALVAVLAVLVYVTTRNAVTTGKSVSAKDFSLLDTSLLSRNISDKPYIAAENDRLQMILDPVSLGITLVDKASGERLESVHGTEEDKLNASWKGFLGSGVSIEFFNGDSPSLERADMFNHKPEVYIENRDDGFKATIVYEKLKIALDVIAELTEDGMKVTVPADSIYEGEQYRLASVYLYPFMGATRLGEEKGYMLLPEGSGALIDLEDNKGRFRAPYSKKVYGDNIAVDREISQQYNRPNVKAPEQIIMPIFGMAHTDRKIALLGIAEEGKYNCQLLAYPNGVSTNYNWITIKYLYREDYITQVSRSSGIRAAPKEGDFRDVGVKFTVLTGEKANYSGMAEAYRNYLVDNGIIEKKNTDYNIRLDFLGAESKEWIVMKTIVPMTTISQMETMLKELMEYGVKDILPTYMGWQKGGLSLSYGDNGYKVEEKLGSLRQLDTLAKELKDQGINLMLYQDFLLANTSRNYDTQSDIVKNLSKNLAKKLTNKRLYPYYYYLTPKRSLSDARKYIEKFEGTDLKGITFGSVANTLFSYFSGGNIYSRQETKKAADTMMEGFGEFSKAMIQPFDYMWKYADYYFDIPLYASNYNYVSREIPFLPMVLKGYMPYYADYANFEPNKNSFLLKMVEYGAYPSFILTWEESSELKDTNSSDIFTSNYDDFKSMVVEYYNLLKEISDKTDGTAITRHDIIADDVVKVQYENGVEILINYSNREFEYKQDMIAPQSYKVYEVN, encoded by the coding sequence ATGAGTATCGTGGTATCTGCAGTTGTTATAGCTCTGGTTGCCGTTTTGGCTGTTTTGGTTTATGTGACCACCAGAAATGCAGTTACCACCGGAAAGAGCGTGTCCGCCAAGGATTTTTCCCTTTTGGATACCAGCCTTCTTTCCCGCAATATTTCGGATAAACCTTACATAGCAGCTGAAAATGACAGGCTGCAGATGATATTGGATCCTGTTTCCCTGGGAATAACCCTCGTGGATAAGGCTTCCGGGGAAAGGCTGGAATCCGTACATGGCACCGAGGAGGATAAGTTGAATGCATCCTGGAAAGGGTTTCTCGGTTCCGGTGTATCGATAGAATTTTTCAATGGGGATTCACCTTCTTTGGAGCGGGCTGATATGTTCAACCACAAGCCTGAGGTTTATATAGAAAACAGGGATGATGGTTTCAAAGCCACTATTGTGTATGAAAAACTCAAGATTGCACTGGACGTCATTGCAGAGCTTACGGAAGACGGGATGAAAGTTACCGTTCCGGCTGACAGCATTTATGAGGGAGAGCAGTACCGGCTTGCCTCCGTGTATTTGTATCCTTTCATGGGAGCAACCCGATTGGGGGAAGAAAAAGGCTATATGCTGCTGCCGGAGGGATCAGGAGCCCTTATCGACCTGGAGGATAATAAAGGACGGTTCCGTGCGCCGTATTCCAAGAAAGTGTACGGGGACAATATAGCTGTCGATCGGGAGATATCGCAGCAGTACAACCGTCCGAACGTCAAAGCGCCGGAGCAGATCATCATGCCGATTTTTGGAATGGCGCATACCGACAGGAAGATCGCTTTGCTGGGTATCGCAGAAGAAGGGAAATATAACTGCCAGTTACTGGCATATCCCAACGGTGTCTCAACAAATTATAACTGGATTACAATTAAATATTTGTACCGTGAGGACTACATTACACAGGTTTCCAGAAGCAGCGGCATACGTGCGGCGCCAAAAGAAGGAGACTTCCGCGATGTAGGGGTAAAATTTACGGTGCTCACAGGTGAAAAAGCAAATTACTCCGGAATGGCTGAAGCATACCGGAATTATCTGGTGGATAACGGGATAATTGAAAAAAAGAATACTGATTACAATATAAGGCTGGACTTTTTAGGGGCTGAGAGCAAAGAGTGGATTGTGATGAAAACCATAGTGCCCATGACTACCATTTCACAGATGGAGACAATGCTAAAAGAGCTCATGGAGTACGGTGTAAAGGATATTTTGCCCACCTACATGGGATGGCAGAAAGGAGGCCTTTCTCTCAGCTATGGTGACAACGGATATAAGGTGGAAGAAAAGCTTGGCAGCTTGAGGCAACTGGACACCCTGGCCAAAGAGCTTAAGGATCAGGGTATAAATTTAATGCTGTACCAGGATTTTCTCCTGGCCAATACTTCCCGGAATTATGACACCCAGTCGGACATTGTAAAGAATTTGAGCAAAAATCTGGCCAAGAAGCTGACCAATAAGCGTTTATACCCTTACTACTATTATCTGACACCTAAACGCTCCCTGTCCGATGCCCGGAAATATATTGAAAAGTTTGAGGGTACGGATTTGAAGGGCATCACTTTTGGGTCTGTCGCCAACACATTGTTTTCATACTTTTCCGGCGGAAACATATACAGCCGTCAGGAAACTAAAAAAGCGGCGGACACCATGATGGAGGGCTTCGGAGAGTTTAGCAAGGCCATGATCCAACCCTTTGACTACATGTGGAAATATGCGGATTACTACTTTGATATACCGCTTTATGCGTCCAACTACAATTATGTGAGCAGAGAAATACCGTTTTTGCCCATGGTACTCAAAGGATATATGCCCTACTATGCCGATTATGCCAACTTTGAACCCAATAAAAACAGCTTCCTGCTGAAAATGGTGGAGTATGGAGCATATCCCTCCTTCATTCTGACATGGGAAGAGTCGTCGGAATTGAAGGATACCAATTCATCGGACATATTTACGTCAAATTATGATGACTTTAAGTCCATGGTGGTGGAGTATTACAACCTGCTTAAGGAGATAAGCGATAAAACCGACGGAACTGCAATAACAAGGCATGATATAATTGCGGACGACGTCGTAAAGGTTCAGTATGAGAACGGAGTGGAGATTTTAATAAATTATTCCAACCGGGAATTTGAATACAAACAAGATATGATTGCTCCGCAGTCATATAA